One Desulfomicrobium escambiense DSM 10707 DNA segment encodes these proteins:
- a CDS encoding GAF domain-containing protein → MTTTKYPSLNRLLESIGSVFDAYSVVLFCRNPEGRFDLSASFSLGDSIRKDLCIDPGYGLVGWILKNNAPLSVEKFDEKNTFLGYYGSEQEEQIKVFVGCPLPGGLGALCMDSKKTYAFTSKDQRVLSLFAGVVAAIVDDVGAAGVSSREQALYGILQQVYALREQHPRWSDFLNRYLALLAGACGYEYSFLVVSDEWGDNYLLEGSNKPFMPDNVAARQTFSTGSGLLGWVFKKNRSIFFGDGKSELGRTPLFGRDVPGPALNTLLALPLKVHRRCRGVLVFGDRECRVIDEEIRAFARMAADYLALFLENLYLKNKVKQLAPPILAEFDEPSESDNPDSHP, encoded by the coding sequence ATGACCACGACAAAATATCCGTCCCTGAACAGGCTGCTGGAAAGCATCGGAAGCGTCTTCGACGCCTATTCCGTGGTGCTGTTCTGCCGCAACCCCGAAGGCCGCTTCGACCTGAGCGCGTCCTTCAGCCTGGGGGATTCCATCCGCAAGGACTTGTGCATCGACCCGGGGTACGGCCTCGTCGGCTGGATCCTGAAGAACAACGCGCCCCTGTCCGTGGAGAAGTTCGACGAGAAGAACACGTTCCTGGGCTATTACGGCTCGGAGCAGGAAGAACAGATCAAGGTCTTCGTGGGCTGCCCCCTGCCCGGGGGCTTGGGCGCCCTGTGCATGGACAGCAAGAAGACCTACGCCTTCACCTCCAAGGACCAGCGCGTGCTGTCGCTGTTCGCCGGGGTGGTCGCGGCCATCGTCGACGACGTGGGCGCGGCCGGGGTGTCCAGCCGCGAGCAGGCCCTCTACGGCATCCTGCAGCAGGTCTACGCCCTGCGCGAGCAGCACCCTCGGTGGTCGGACTTTCTGAACCGCTACCTGGCCCTGCTGGCCGGGGCCTGCGGCTACGAGTACTCCTTTCTCGTGGTCAGCGACGAGTGGGGCGACAACTATCTGCTCGAAGGCAGCAATAAGCCCTTCATGCCCGACAACGTGGCCGCCCGGCAGACCTTCAGCACGGGCAGCGGTCTTCTGGGCTGGGTCTTCAAGAAGAACCGGTCGATCTTTTTCGGCGACGGCAAGAGCGAGTTGGGGCGCACCCCGCTTTTCGGGCGCGACGTCCCGGGCCCGGCCCTGAACACGCTGCTGGCCCTGCCCCTGAAGGTGCACCGGCGCTGCCGCGGCGTGCTGGTCTTCGGCGACCGCGAGTGCCGCGTCATCGACGAGGAAATCCGCGCCTTCGCCAGGATGGCGGCCGACTACCTGGCGCTTTTCCTGGAGAACCTGTATTTGAAGAACAAGGTCAAGCAGCTCGCCCCGCCGATCCTGGCGGAATTCGACGAGCCCTCCGAATCCGACAACCCCGACTCACATCCGTAA